ATATTATGTTGCCACTAGATGGCATCAGTCTCTTGCAGGAAATCATTTTCCCTGCCCCAAAGGGCACGTGCGTGGTAAGTACAAAAGACAGTAGGGTGTCCCGTTTGTCATTTCAagtttcagaagggtgctcgaGAACACCCTTTTTGCAGTCGATATGCGCTCTCGATGCGCACTTTTTTGAGACTTTTATCTGACTGACCAAGCGGCATTACGTCACAAAAGGTGGGCTCGGAGGAAGAACGCAAGGGATTAGGGTTACATTTGGAACAGGGactgtacttttttttccaaagtGAAGTGaacccatactcagaatttgtcctctgcatttaactcATCCAAGTTaatgcacacacattaggagcagtgtgtagtgaacacacacactgcaacCCGTGGACACACACACCCAGTGGGCAGCACCTGGGGACAGTCTATTAAGAATTGAACCCACGTCCAACTCTCACAACTGCCCCCTAATGTTTACCCCTCGATGGGTAGAGAGATCGACCCCCTAATGGAGAGAGAATGTTTATAAACCATAAAAGAAATGCATGTTAATCAGTATATGAACTTGCATGTGCATTAACAATTTCATATAGCAAAAAGGTTATGTAATTCATGCTTCAGCCTCTTCTGCTACTGGGAAAGAATGAGACAAACGACTTGACTGAACTTTGAAATCacactgtgagatataaaatcacaattacAAGTAATCATGTGGTGGAAATCATGTATAGTTTTGTTAAACTGTGTGACTACAACATGGTAACTGTTTAAAGATCATTTAATTTTCAATAACCAATATCTCTGATCACATTCCAAGGCACACATATTCAGACAGATTGAGTGTTATTGTAAATAATAGATCAATACAAAAGTGGCTCCAGTGCATTTACAGTGAAATACAACTAGTCAAAATAAATTCAGTAGTCTCTTATATAGTCTCTAAATATCAGTTCTGACCCAAAGTGAGGAAAATAATTAGCTTCAAAGAATTATGTGTCTCAAAGGCCAAATATCATAAACTGCACCtccattattttaacattctgAGGGCACATGCTTGTTGAACTTCATTAGTGCACCATCTTTAAAAGTAAAAACTCAATCATAAGAGTAGCTTTCCAAGATTAttctttataatttaaaaatatactaaaTGACAATATAACAATATACCTGCTCTCTTCACCTATGAGAACTTGTACAGTACAATTGTCTTTTAATCAAAGAACCCTGAGTGTTGTCATTCAAATAATCTCTATGAAGAGAGAAACACGGAGCATATGAAAGGAATAATGGAGAATGTGAGagaaatggaaaataaaatcaGGTTAGGTGAGCTTCTGAATCCATCGGAAGTGAAGGAGAcatatccaggctggttgcttcCCATGTAAGAGTTGATCCAGTCCTGGTATCGAGACACTCGGGCGTACACACCAGGATATTTGGGGTCAGCACATCCTATACCAAAACTCACAATGCCAGACTGAATCCACAGAGAGCCGTTCCTACTGACCATTGGACCTCCAGAGTCTCCCTGCATTGataaacacaacatttatatcTGAAAATATACAGATAACTGTTAAATCAaaatcatgaaatcaaaattaacaattcttatttttaagaatattgcagtgtttattataaattattttctctgtgcatttttttttttttttaattcatgtgcccttgtattctttaatcaaaataacttcccctcccacTTGCAACAACATcttgatgatgtgtttactggcctGGCAtttcactcacatgagatcacagcattAGCAAACCACAAAAATCTAATCACTTAATGATGGACAAAgtcaagtcccaccctacatttcttcttgtttgagaagccgcTTATTTGGATTAGGGTCATTGGGTAATTTttgtaatatataaattaaaaaatgaatggtTGATGTCATACCTGACATGCATCTTTCCCTCCCTGATTCAACAATCCAGCACACATCATATTGCTTGTGATGCCACCTCTATAAGCATTATTACAGTCGCTGTTGCTCACAATTGGTATCATCACCTCCTGCAGAATGTCAGGAGCTGTGCCTGTGACATGGACGAGAGGACCAATTTAATGTCATTTAACAGCCATTTAGAGTAAATTGTTGAGCTTTACAGAATTTGCAAGTAAATATTCACTCACCTCCAGACTGTAGCGCTCCCCATCCAGTGACCCAGCTCTCTGTACCTGCAGCAAATGTACTACCAGCAGCAGCCAAACAGACTGGCTTAATATAATCAGAGAAAGTCACGGAGGAAGAGAGCTGGAGCAGGGCTATGTCGTTGTCATCGCTAGGATTGTTATAGCTAGGATGGTTAATGAATCTACTCACTGTCTTGAATACCTGATTAGGGTTTGAGCCTGATTGGCTCTGAAGTCCTAGGTAGACCCCAATAGTACCAAGGGAGGAGCTGTAAAGAGGTAAAGTGAGTTTTAATTCCACTGCGATCCATTTGTAATTGTGTCTTGAGTTGTATTTAAAGGGGTTCCACCAAAAATTAAAACTCTGTTGTTACAAGACTTTCATTCACCtacgaaacacaaatgaaaatatctttgatgaaatctgagatttctgtccctccattgaaagcctATTAACCCAAaactctgacttttttttttgtggaacaaCAAAAGAGTGAGTAACTGATGACAgatatttttgggtaaactaacccttcaaaCTTGAATACCTCTGGAAGCAGTGAGCAGCAGACAAAACCCAGTCTTTATTAATCAGACTCCCGCCACAAAAATGGCCTCCAAAGCTGGCACTTTGAATGCTGACTTGCCATGGCCAGGACCCTGCCGCTGCATTTTGTCCTCCAACAATCTTGTTGTTGAGGGGAGCTTGACCACATACTGATCATAGGAAATAAAAGGTTTGAATACTAAATTAAAGTCccctataaataaataaatgtagaaaaAGAGTTTTATGGTCATTAAGACTATGACAACTTACCATCTAACTGGCAGAGAGAACCTGTCAGGGAGACAGAaaccaaatatttgaataaacacacacagagctgATAAACTGGTTTGTTTGTGTTACCTGTGACCTCATTGTGTTAGTACATACCATTGGTATGAATCAAGATAATACCTCAACATTAATTAAAAAGGTGTTACAATGATTCAATTGTCATGAGTAACTGAACTTGTTCGTCCTGTGAGCTAAATTAGGCCTGTACCATACTAAGTAGCAGTGTAACTACAGGCTCATCTCAATACAGAAATTACAGTAATTTCTGGGTTACtggattaaatatttgtttaaaaaaatggccataaattataaaatggttaTCGGGAGCTGGTGACTGAGAACTACAAAATATAATACATCTAATTTATGGAATCAAATTTACACCCAAAGGAAAATTTATCAACACAGTGTGTCATGTTTgatttatgtgatttttttatttttagtattaaAGTATTTTATGCTGCTTAATAAAAGCTTTTGTTGTCAAAGATTCTGTTGGTTTATGATGTATTTTCATTACTATGctgcactgtaaaccctaacactccaaataattaattggtttgagtaggacaaacataaattgaacaaattagttcagtcaaattaacttttatgagtatttagaactttctttttctttcgagttcacagaactgatatattttaagtaaactgaactgtttcattgttttgagtttcatgaacttatttcttttaatttagacgaacttaagtttaactgaaactgcaTGTGGCTTAGTTTGAAAGCAAGTATGTTAAATGCTGTTTATTGTTGCACTCGTTCAGCAAGTGCTgtaccatgctattgttaacatgttagcaagtTAGCTTTTTCTGAATTAGCTTATTATAGCTAAGTTTAATAAAATGTTCACATTGAGGTTTCATGaaagttaaatgtatgaattagtgTACTCAAACGTTTCAAGTTGtacaattcaaatgtagtacaaaattaaaatctgccagttctgcttacttaaactgtgaatttcttaacttaaaaaattTGCGGCAACtgttttgagttttgccaacttattcaggtttacagtgtGCAAAAGATCTCAGTCACCTTAACAAATGATTACGACTTTGACCCTTCTTTGTATCATATATTTTTAGACCAGTTGAGCTTGTTGTTTAAATATACACCCAGATACTTCTAACTTGTTACAATCTCAATTTCTGACTCTTGCATATTCACTTGTACCACTTGCTGAGGAAATCTGCTAAAATAAACCACTATTTCCTCTGTCTTATCATTTAGCCTGAGACCGTTTATCTCACACCTATGTTTAGATtcattttcatggacttttagttggtttgtcttcagtcacatgtttCCTTTGTTCTAGTTTCCTGCCAATCGTTAATTGTCATGGGACACTCATTAACTTTTCGTCATTGTCTCTTCATCACGAAATTGGTCGaaaatagatagatggatagactaCTGCCACCGTAAAAACTCCTTTGAAACCATTATTTATTAGAGTATGGAAATCTTGATTGTTTATAGCTAATGctgattttaaatgaaatatctATAATTCAAATATCTTTCAAATATCAatcattaatgttattatttttacaatagTGAAAGAGAAGTATAAAAAGATAGAATGTTTGGGCTTTACGCATTCTTTATTATCATACCTGCTTTCcgaattttaaaacaatttagcTTCTTTAAAGTCGCTGTCCTTTGTCTATATGCCAgttcatattaaaatagaatagtaggctatataaatacattttacatttgtaaagaaattaatttgaaaAGCACAATGTATATTTTATCTCCACAACCCTTAAGCTTAAGCCTTCAGATCAAAAGGTGTTTACGATCATGACAAACCTAAATTCAGTCAAGTGTAAAAGCCATTTCAGGTATTGGTGTGTGTGTTACAGAGGTCCTTCATTTCAGTTAAATTGGCTTGTCATTATTCAaccatttaaatattattaaacttAAACTTAATTTTATAGACTTTAGTAAGATCTTACCTGCTATGTTGAGAAGTAAGGCTCCAGCAACAGTCAAAGCTGTGTTAAACTTCATACTAATGCTCTGGTCTGTGTTATGACTGCTGTAACCTCTACTCTAATGAGATGTAAAGCAGCTATTGTGTGTTTATCAGGAGTTCTCAGCCCCCACCTCCATGAGACTCTGACTCAACATGACATGAGACTTTTCAGGTACCTTTATCATACAGCACACACCCCGGTCACCTTTACAGGTGTTTTATGGATCACTTACTGAGTGCCTTTTAGTTCGCTTTCAAGTCACTTTACTACAGGTTAACACATTTGTCTCTAAATAGATTTACATTTTGTCACTTGCGATTTAggaccaaaaataaataaataaataaaaataaaaataaacagcatACTGGATGAGCATACTACATTGAATATATATTGTAATACACAAAAGTCTTCAATTTTCTTTATTTGGTGTTATTATCTTTTGGTATCAATTATCTTTTTTGCTCTCATCAACCTCCCTGTTTGCCTCTGCCTCCTAATGGACATATAAACAATAAAGTTATCAAGTGAGTCTAAGACTCTTAGTCTCTTATTTCAATCATGATTTTAAACTTAATTTTTGcttcaccaaggctgaatttatttgatcactaataatacagcaatattgtgaaatataattacaattttaatatcTCTTTAagttgtaatttattcctgatgaaaaagctgtattttcagcatcattactccagtcttcagtgtcacatgatccttcagaaataactCTATTtaggaaatatttaaaaatttggtgctcaagaaactattttaatgttgaaaacagttgtgctgcttaatattttgtgggAACAATGATACTTCCAGAATTGTctaataaatagaaagttcaaaagaacagcatttatttggaatataaatattttcattactgTCACCTTTTATCAGTTTAGcagtaaaacaaaaaatcttactgaccccatgCAGACTTTAGAAATGGTAATGTATAATCATGCATAAAGAACATATTTGTGTTGAGTTTCAAAGATAAAAGTTTTGCTGGTGAGTTCATTAGGGCAAAGAGAATATATGAAAGAAGAACAGTGGAGTCATgaacagtataaataaataaaataaaaaataaatacttttattttccTATACTTTATTTACGTTTTATTGCTTGTTCAGTGATCTAGTTTTACCGGATTTATTACAATGGACAACCCAGAATGTTTTTTAAGCCCTTAAGATAAACATTCTGGGAGATAATGGCATGTCATTAAAGGTATGTGAGAGGTGATGAACTGTACAATCACAGTTcatcaccttttttttttttttttattgtttctgccacagaataaaaacaaaaaaaaggtaactgCCACTTTTTCACTAATCTGACTTTTTTACCtcaatatctcacaattttgcattttttccccagaattgtgagatattgtGATAGAAAAGTCAGATTGTCACACTTACAAAGAAATGAAGGGTCTGTAATTTAATGGTAGGTTTATTTTAACAGACAGAATATCAAGCAAAAAATTTATCTGCATTTCAGTGGAGAATCTCTTGTTGGCAAGGTAAGACGTTTCTTGTAGTTTGTCACCAGGTTTGGTAGTATATTTTGGGTCATTGTCATGCTGGAAGACCCATCCATGACCCATCTTCAGTGTTATGGCTGAAAGAAGGAGGATCTCATGCTGAATTTTACAGTACATGGCCCCGTCCATGGGCCCCTCAATGTCCTGTACccaaagcagaaaaaaaaaatgtttccacCTCCATACTTGACTGTAGGGATGATGTTTTTGGGGTCAAAGTCAGCATTTCTCTTCCTCCAAACACAGCGAGTCGAGGCCAAAGAGCTCAGTTTTGGTCTCATGTGACCACAGCACTTTCTCCCAAGCCTTTTCTGAATCATTTAGATGTTCAGATGGGCCTGTCCATGTGCCTTTTTGAGCAGGGGGACCTTGTGGTTCCCCCTTGTGTTCAATCCATTGAGGCGTAGTGTGTTACCAATGGTTTGCTTGGTGACTGTGGTCCCAACTGCCTTGAAATCATTAACAAGTGGAGAATTCTTGAATTCTTGCTAGTTGGTAGAGGATCAAATACTTACTGAAGTCAATTTATAATCGGTGTCCAAGTGGCATTCTACTGCCCCCACGGCTCTCCCCTCTTCACCCAGAGCCATCTGGATGCTTTTTCTGCTGCCTCCACGTTGTTGTCTATGGCTCTTCTTCGGTTAGCACCTGTTATGCCCAGCGTGTAGGCCTTGCTCAGGGAGTGACTGGCAAATCCCCTGCTGCCCACCTCTACTGGCATGCACCTGGCCCTCCATCCATTCCTCCGACAGTCCTCTACCAGTTCTTGATAtttctccctctttctctcttgaGCCTCCTCCCTCCTCTCCTCCCAGGGCACTGTCAGCTCCAGCAAGATCAGTTGTTTCATGGCCTCAGAGACCAAGATGATGTCAGGTCTCAACTTGGACAGTGTGATCTGTGTTGGGATTTTCAGCTGCCTTTCCAGGTCAGCTGTCATTGGCCAGTCCCGAGCTGTGGAGAGCAAACCTACAGAGCAGTTTTTCGATGCTTTCTCTGGCTTTTGTCCTTCCCGGATGAAGTGAATGGCCTTGGCTGTATTGGGTATGTCGGCTGTCCTTAATCTCCTTGCTGATGGATTTGAGGACCTGGTCGTGGCTCCAGCGATACCGGCCCTCACCCAGCGCCTTGGGTAATGTTAGTTATCAGTAACTGGTAATCCATTTAGGCAGCAAAAGATGGTTAAAAAATAACTTCACTGGATATAGATAATGGTATATTAGTGTAACATATCAGCATACCAACATTAATCATTTTACCGGCTTCAGTTCGTTTTCCATGACGGATTGAATCCCATCAATACACCTTTGCCCTTACAGATTGTATAAGTATTACTTAAGAAAAGCCTTTCTTAATACATTTAAGGATAATATTTCACCCCTATGTCATTTCATAATcagtaatattataattttaactgcaCTGGCACTATCCTGGTGAGAACAAAATAAGCTAATGACACTATCATTGACACTGTTATTGAACCgaactgaataatgacactatacAGAAACACTAAtgataagactgaagtattacttattggaccaaaaacctgtacacagaatctctcagactacaatttgcatttagaagttactgttactccatcctcgacagttaaagacctgggtgttatattagacagcaacttgtcattcaaaaatcatatttcatatgttacaaaaacagccttcttccacctcagaaacattgctaagat
The window above is part of the Chanodichthys erythropterus isolate Z2021 chromosome 3, ASM2448905v1, whole genome shotgun sequence genome. Proteins encoded here:
- the LOC137017424 gene encoding trypsin-2-like, with the translated sequence MKFNTALTVAGALLLNIAGSLCQLDVCGQAPLNNKIVGGQNAAAGSWPWQVSIQSASFGGHFCGGSLINKDWVLSAAHCFQSSSLGTIGVYLGLQSQSGSNPNQVFKTVSRFINHPSYNNPSDDNDIALLQLSSSVTFSDYIKPVCLAAAGSTFAAGTESWVTGWGALQSGGTAPDILQEVMIPIVSNSDCNNAYRGGITSNMMCAGLLNQGGKDACQGDSGGPMVSRNGSLWIQSGIVSFGIGCADPKYPGVYARVSRYQDWINSYMGSNQPGYVSFTSDGFRSSPNLILFSISLTFSIIPFICSVFLSS